Proteins from one Roseovarius nanhaiticus genomic window:
- a CDS encoding energy transducer TonB family protein, with amino-acid sequence MIASSNRVKLLAVSGAVLAHAAIGLAFPPDTAPEIAGGAGAPEARLGTSFADMAAGMLTAEQAQDTAAPVSAPAPEVAHAPRAATASPTRPEAVQPLRAEPAPAAEPLAALPAAPSPEAPEAQKTLAVAPQAVSRSLRPVRRSADFEEENKPQAAKPTQAAAPPPKPRAQPAPRGNSDTNAAAGTPQGSRAATAQAQGRASGQSTAAGTAAASNYPGLVMRKISGVRKPRMSQSGSARVSFSVASSGALAGVSIARSSGRAALDREALRLIQRAAPFPPPPASAQRNFAIDIEFR; translated from the coding sequence ATGATCGCATCGTCCAATCGCGTCAAACTGCTGGCGGTCTCCGGTGCGGTGCTGGCGCATGCGGCCATCGGGCTGGCGTTTCCCCCCGATACGGCGCCCGAGATCGCGGGCGGCGCGGGTGCCCCCGAGGCGCGGCTGGGCACCAGCTTTGCCGATATGGCCGCGGGCATGCTGACTGCGGAACAGGCGCAAGATACCGCTGCGCCCGTGTCGGCCCCGGCCCCCGAAGTGGCGCATGCACCGCGCGCAGCCACCGCTTCCCCCACGCGGCCCGAAGCCGTTCAGCCGCTCAGAGCAGAGCCAGCGCCTGCTGCCGAGCCGCTCGCGGCCCTGCCTGCCGCGCCATCTCCCGAGGCACCAGAGGCCCAAAAAACTCTGGCCGTTGCGCCCCAAGCGGTCAGTCGCTCACTGCGCCCGGTCAGGCGCAGCGCGGATTTCGAAGAGGAAAACAAACCGCAAGCGGCCAAGCCGACGCAGGCGGCGGCCCCGCCGCCAAAGCCCCGCGCGCAGCCCGCGCCGCGCGGCAATTCCGATACCAACGCCGCCGCGGGAACGCCCCAAGGCAGCAGGGCGGCCACGGCGCAGGCCCAAGGCCGGGCCAGTGGACAGAGCACGGCCGCCGGAACAGCCGCGGCAAGCAATTATCCCGGCCTCGTGATGCGCAAAATTTCGGGCGTTCGCAAACCCCGGATGAGCCAGTCAGGCAGCGCGCGGGTCAGCTTCTCGGTCGCGTCCTCCGGCGCTTTGGCGGGGGTGTCGATCGCGCGCAGTTCGGGCCGGGCGGCGCTGGACCGCGAGGCGCTGCGCCTCATCCAGCGGGCGGCGCCGTTTCCGCCCCCGCCCGCATCGGCGCAGCGCAACTTCGCGATCGACATCGAATTTCGCTGA
- a CDS encoding TonB-dependent receptor domain-containing protein — protein MHRPLMRGSAALACLSLAAPAAAQDQGTPGYLGTLILTGGKRDLSYGTALSRTVVGEEEIQDRQASTVAQLIDSVPGVTLVNGTTPQGSGINIRGFGANTTFGSDQKIAVQIDGASVGSEELYRIGTQLFTDPLLYKQVEVLRGTIGSFAYGSGIGGGVVKLQTKDASDFTGGEVGFGGSQTLEYSSNGDGWATSTNLAWMPAEGVEFLLNYTLRDQGNLAAGDGTTIGNSSFRTPSWLTKGKFTFGEDGAQSLTLSYSETVADDKDVPYDQFETTANNFGRVDRRTDTSQAVVEYRYDPASDLIDLRANLSYADQTIDVDYIDGSSPFQGGQSVAAFCASPFTGVICADNRYQTTKLTVSNRALFTTGAVAHDMLAGAEVIRKERLDAASSPGGEDRRFALFVVDEMSIGQFTLTPALRYEHSRIESAVPLAGVTDDYDKDALMGGLALAYDFGNGLSVFGSAAYTEGLPIIDDLGTSATAQRRIGMTEKSQTLEIGAEYTGLDVLAAGDSLTVRGNFYQTKLWDITSYTVSGSTTTDLDHVKSEGFELEASYGMQNGVYVDLAGHVGNGREYNPDGTSSAWRISPADRVQLTLGKRWDDDLDLSWEIVHAVDRRDALGADLDDVTRHNLRATWQPDQGWLKGTAVRFGVENLADKSYVGHLSSPTRQAPGRTFKLSVSRTF, from the coding sequence ATGCATAGACCCCTGATGCGCGGCTCGGCCGCGCTTGCCTGCCTGTCACTGGCAGCCCCTGCCGCTGCCCAGGATCAAGGCACCCCCGGATATCTGGGCACATTGATTCTAACGGGCGGCAAGCGCGACCTCAGCTACGGCACCGCGCTGTCGCGGACCGTCGTGGGCGAGGAGGAAATCCAGGACCGGCAGGCCAGCACTGTCGCGCAGCTCATCGATTCGGTGCCGGGCGTAACACTGGTCAACGGCACGACGCCGCAAGGCTCGGGCATCAATATCCGCGGTTTCGGCGCCAACACGACCTTCGGCAGCGATCAGAAGATCGCGGTGCAGATCGACGGCGCCAGCGTTGGCTCGGAAGAGCTGTATCGCATCGGCACGCAGCTTTTCACCGATCCGCTGCTGTACAAGCAGGTCGAGGTGCTGCGCGGCACCATCGGCAGCTTTGCCTATGGATCGGGTATCGGCGGCGGCGTGGTCAAGCTGCAGACGAAAGATGCGTCGGACTTCACCGGCGGCGAGGTCGGCTTTGGCGGCTCGCAAACGCTGGAATACAGCAGCAACGGGGACGGCTGGGCCACATCGACCAACCTGGCCTGGATGCCTGCCGAGGGCGTCGAATTCCTGCTGAATTACACCCTACGCGATCAGGGCAATCTGGCGGCTGGCGATGGCACCACCATCGGTAATTCGTCCTTCCGCACGCCCTCATGGCTGACCAAGGGCAAGTTCACCTTTGGAGAAGACGGCGCGCAGTCCCTGACGCTCAGCTATTCCGAGACGGTCGCTGACGACAAGGACGTGCCCTATGACCAGTTCGAGACGACGGCGAACAATTTCGGCCGCGTCGACCGGCGCACCGATACCAGTCAGGCGGTGGTGGAATACCGCTACGACCCGGCCAGCGATCTGATCGACCTGCGCGCCAACCTCAGCTACGCCGACCAGACGATCGACGTGGATTACATCGACGGCAGCTCGCCCTTTCAGGGCGGCCAGAGCGTTGCGGCTTTCTGCGCCAGCCCCTTTACCGGCGTGATCTGTGCCGACAACCGCTATCAGACGACCAAGCTGACCGTATCCAACCGGGCGCTGTTCACGACCGGCGCGGTCGCGCATGACATGCTGGCGGGCGCCGAGGTGATCCGCAAGGAACGCCTCGATGCGGCCAGCTCGCCGGGTGGCGAGGACCGCCGTTTTGCGCTGTTTGTCGTGGACGAGATGAGCATCGGCCAGTTCACCCTCACCCCCGCGCTGCGCTATGAGCATTCGCGCATCGAAAGCGCCGTGCCACTGGCGGGCGTGACGGACGATTATGACAAGGACGCGCTGATGGGCGGGCTGGCGCTGGCCTATGATTTCGGCAACGGCCTGTCGGTCTTCGGCAGCGCGGCCTATACCGAGGGCCTGCCGATCATCGACGATCTGGGCACCTCGGCCACGGCGCAGCGCCGCATCGGCATGACCGAGAAATCCCAGACGCTGGAAATTGGCGCGGAATATACCGGCCTCGATGTGCTGGCGGCGGGCGACAGCCTGACGGTGCGCGGCAATTTCTACCAGACAAAGCTGTGGGACATCACCAGCTATACCGTCTCCGGCTCGACCACGACCGATCTGGACCATGTCAAATCCGAAGGGTTCGAGCTTGAGGCCTCCTACGGAATGCAGAACGGGGTCTATGTCGATCTTGCCGGGCATGTCGGCAATGGCCGCGAATACAATCCCGACGGCACCAGCAGTGCGTGGCGTATCAGCCCGGCGGACCGGGTGCAGCTGACGCTGGGCAAGCGGTGGGATGACGATCTGGACCTCAGCTGGGAGATCGTGCACGCGGTCGATCGCCGCGATGCGCTGGGCGCGGATCTGGACGATGTGACCCGGCACAATCTGCGCGCAACGTGGCAGCCCGACCAAGGCTGGCTCAAGGGGACGGCGGTGCGCTTCGGGGTCGAGAACCTGGCTGACAAGTCCTATGTCGGGCATCTGTCCTCGCCCACGCGGCAGGCACCGGGCCGCACTTTCAAACTGTCGGTGTCGCGGACGTTCTGA
- a CDS encoding hemin-degrading factor → MTQQVPPSPENIRTFIAENPKLRARDAADKLGIAEAQLVAAHVGQGATRIAAHPDRIIPAAEKLGEVMALTRVEACVHEKVGTYGNYHPGAHAAMTLTEEIDLRIFPSHWVHAFAVEAATDDGPRRSLQIFDAAGDAVHKIHLRDTSDHAAWPGIVASLALDDQSQGQDVKPRTPVEAAKSRPDKLDVLREEWSKLTDTHQFLRLCAKLKMNRLGAYRIAGAPFVRPLDPKAADEMLNAVQRAGIEVMIFVGNRGCIQIHTGPLRELRPMGPWQNVMDPGFNLHLRLDKVAELWAVEKPTQRGPAISVEAFDTEGGIIFQVFGVGKEGRDSRADWGRIVAGLPTREEVPA, encoded by the coding sequence ATGACCCAGCAAGTCCCCCCCAGCCCCGAAAATATCCGCACGTTCATCGCCGAAAACCCCAAGCTGCGCGCGCGCGATGCGGCCGACAAGCTGGGCATCGCCGAGGCGCAGCTGGTCGCCGCCCATGTGGGCCAGGGCGCCACGCGAATCGCCGCGCATCCCGACCGGATCATCCCCGCCGCCGAAAAGCTGGGCGAGGTCATGGCCCTCACCCGCGTCGAGGCCTGCGTGCATGAAAAGGTCGGCACCTACGGCAATTACCACCCCGGCGCGCATGCCGCGATGACCCTGACCGAAGAGATCGACCTGCGCATCTTCCCCTCGCACTGGGTGCATGCCTTCGCCGTCGAAGCGGCCACCGATGATGGCCCGCGCCGGTCGCTGCAGATCTTCGATGCGGCGGGCGATGCGGTGCACAAGATCCATTTGCGGGACACATCCGACCACGCGGCATGGCCCGGCATTGTCGCCAGTCTGGCGCTGGACGATCAATCACAGGGGCAGGATGTCAAACCTCGCACGCCCGTGGAAGCAGCGAAATCACGGCCCGACAAGCTGGACGTGCTGCGAGAGGAATGGTCGAAACTGACCGACACGCACCAGTTTTTGCGCCTGTGCGCCAAGCTCAAGATGAACCGCCTCGGCGCCTACCGCATCGCCGGTGCGCCCTTCGTGCGCCCGCTGGATCCGAAGGCCGCCGACGAGATGCTGAACGCCGTGCAGCGCGCGGGGATCGAGGTGATGATCTTTGTCGGCAATCGCGGCTGCATCCAGATCCATACCGGCCCCTTGCGCGAATTGCGGCCCATGGGGCCATGGCAAAACGTGATGGACCCCGGTTTCAACCTGCATTTGCGATTGGACAAGGTGGCCGAGCTTTGGGCCGTGGAAAAGCCGACGCAGCGCGGCCCCGCAATCTCGGTCGAGGCGTTCGATACAGAGGGCGGCATCATCTTTCAGGTGTTCGGCGTCGGCAAGGAAGGGCGCGACTCGCGCGCCGACTGGGGCCGGATCGTCGCCGGGCTGCCCACGCGCGAGGAGGTGCCCGCATGA
- a CDS encoding heme/hemin ABC transporter substrate-binding protein yields the protein MIRLRSTRAIAALMAGLVATAPALAETKADILSIGGAVTEIIVALGQQDRLKARDTTSSYPPEIAELPDVGYMRALSPEGVLSVDPALIITGEGAGPPEALDVIRAADVELVEVPDARDADGILRKIEIIGAALGVPDRAEALGGEVGAALADATRSAKRPEAGKKRVLFILSTQGGRVTASGAGTEADAIIRMAGGLNAVTDFEGYRQMTDEAVGGAAPDVILMMDRGGDHGISDEDLLAMPAISLTPAARTRSVIRMDGLLLLGFGPRTAEAVTQLSRAVYDSGS from the coding sequence ATGATCCGCCTGCGCAGCACACGGGCCATCGCGGCCCTCATGGCGGGGCTGGTCGCCACCGCGCCCGCGCTGGCCGAGACGAAGGCCGATATTCTGTCGATCGGTGGCGCCGTGACGGAGATCATCGTGGCGCTCGGTCAGCAGGACAGGCTCAAGGCGCGCGATACGACATCCAGCTATCCGCCCGAGATCGCCGAGCTGCCCGATGTGGGCTACATGCGCGCCCTGTCGCCCGAGGGGGTGCTGTCGGTCGATCCTGCCCTGATCATCACGGGCGAGGGGGCTGGCCCGCCCGAGGCGCTGGACGTGATCCGCGCCGCTGATGTCGAACTGGTCGAAGTTCCTGACGCGCGGGATGCAGATGGCATCTTGCGCAAGATCGAGATCATCGGCGCCGCGCTGGGCGTGCCCGACCGTGCCGAGGCGCTTGGGGGCGAAGTCGGCGCGGCGCTTGCCGATGCAACCCGGAGCGCGAAGCGGCCCGAGGCGGGCAAGAAGCGCGTGCTGTTCATTCTCTCCACCCAAGGGGGCCGGGTCACGGCATCGGGCGCCGGGACCGAGGCCGACGCGATCATCCGCATGGCAGGCGGTTTGAACGCCGTCACGGATTTCGAGGGCTACCGCCAGATGACGGACGAGGCCGTGGGCGGGGCCGCACCCGATGTGATCCTGATGATGGATCGCGGCGGCGATCACGGCATCTCCGATGAGGATCTTTTGGCCATGCCGGCAATCTCGCTGACGCCCGCGGCACGGACAAGGTCCGTCATTCGCATGGACGGGCTGCTTCTGCTTGGCTTTGGCCCGCGCACTGCCGAGGCTGTCACGCAGCTCAGCCGCGCGGTCTATGACAGCGGCAGTTAA
- a CDS encoding FecCD family ABC transporter permease, whose protein sequence is MHVAAGRLTRARRLHWLLAAALVAACLLSLQIGATDVRITHLVAALARGEALSQMERVVLLDIRLPRLAMGVLVGAALAVSGAVMQGLFRNPLADPGIVGVGAGAGLGAILAIVLGGLLPAWVAASAGNQLVPVAAFVGGWGSTILLYRVSTSGGHTSVATMLLAGIALGALAGALSGILVYIADDQQLRDLTFWGLGSLAGASWTKVLAAGPMILAAIAAALMLGRGLNGLALGEATAAHIGIDVQRMKSIAILAVAAATGAAVAVSGGIGFVGIVVPHLLRLASGPDHRTLLLNSALLGATLLILADVIARTVIAPAELPIGIVTAVLGAPVFLWILIKRRGVALS, encoded by the coding sequence ATGCATGTTGCTGCAGGACGCCTGACGCGGGCACGCAGGCTGCATTGGCTGCTGGCGGCTGCGTTGGTGGCTGCCTGCCTGCTCAGTCTGCAAATCGGTGCCACCGACGTGCGGATCACGCATCTTGTGGCGGCCCTCGCGCGGGGCGAAGCATTGAGCCAGATGGAGCGTGTGGTCCTCTTGGACATCCGGCTGCCGCGCCTTGCCATGGGCGTTCTGGTGGGCGCCGCCTTGGCGGTCTCGGGCGCGGTGATGCAGGGGCTCTTTCGCAATCCTCTGGCTGATCCCGGCATCGTGGGCGTCGGTGCCGGCGCGGGGCTGGGCGCGATCCTCGCCATTGTACTGGGCGGACTGCTGCCCGCCTGGGTGGCGGCATCCGCAGGCAATCAGCTGGTTCCTGTCGCAGCCTTTGTTGGTGGTTGGGGCTCGACCATTTTGCTCTACCGCGTCTCGACCAGTGGGGGGCATACGTCGGTCGCAACGATGCTGCTGGCGGGCATCGCGCTGGGGGCGCTGGCGGGCGCGCTGTCTGGCATCCTTGTCTATATCGCCGATGACCAGCAGTTGCGCGATCTGACCTTCTGGGGCCTCGGATCGCTGGCCGGGGCCAGCTGGACCAAGGTGCTGGCGGCGGGGCCGATGATCCTTGCCGCGATTGCCGCGGCCCTGATGCTCGGGCGCGGCCTCAACGGGCTGGCCTTGGGCGAGGCGACGGCGGCGCATATCGGCATCGACGTGCAGCGCATGAAGTCCATCGCCATCCTTGCCGTTGCCGCGGCAACGGGCGCCGCCGTCGCGGTCTCGGGCGGGATCGGCTTTGTCGGGATCGTAGTGCCGCATCTTCTGCGGCTGGCCTCGGGGCCGGATCACCGCACGCTTTTGCTCAATTCCGCGCTTCTGGGCGCCACTCTGCTCATCCTTGCGGATGTCATTGCACGCACGGTCATCGCGCCCGCCGAGCTTCCCATCGGGATCGTGACCGCCGTTCTGGGTGCGCCGGTCTTTTTGTGGATCCTGATCAAACGCCGTGGGGTGGCGCTGTCATGA
- a CDS encoding heme ABC transporter ATP-binding protein has translation MTFCAENIRVSYGQREVLGGVSLTAQPGEVTAIVGPNGSGKSTLLGAMSASLPYEGTVALNGRDIRAMKPWHLAAQRAVLPQTSQLAFPFTVIEVVRLGQQAGTAGARLDVPLRALARVGLMHYANRRFSELSGGEAQRVMLARVLAQVWAPIANDIPRWLLLDEPVSSLDIAHQLQVMQIAREFAGAGGGVIAVMHDLNLTALYADKVAVLAGGERLAFGAPGDVLTDTVLSRAYGCALRVCAPPPEGIPYILPHAASA, from the coding sequence ATGACGTTTTGTGCCGAAAATATCCGCGTCTCATACGGCCAGCGCGAGGTGCTGGGAGGTGTCAGCCTCACCGCGCAGCCCGGTGAGGTGACGGCGATCGTCGGTCCGAACGGGTCCGGTAAATCGACGCTATTGGGCGCCATGAGTGCCAGCCTGCCTTATGAGGGTACTGTCGCGCTGAACGGGCGGGATATCAGGGCGATGAAGCCTTGGCATCTTGCCGCGCAAAGGGCCGTCCTGCCGCAGACCTCGCAGCTTGCCTTTCCCTTCACCGTGATCGAGGTGGTCCGCCTTGGCCAGCAGGCGGGGACAGCGGGCGCTCGCCTAGACGTCCCACTCCGCGCGCTGGCGCGCGTGGGCCTTATGCATTACGCGAACCGCCGCTTTTCAGAGCTGTCGGGCGGCGAGGCGCAGCGCGTCATGCTGGCACGCGTGCTGGCGCAGGTCTGGGCGCCCATCGCGAATGACATACCACGCTGGCTGCTGCTGGATGAGCCTGTGTCGAGCCTTGATATCGCGCATCAGTTGCAGGTCATGCAGATCGCCCGCGAATTCGCCGGGGCGGGGGGCGGGGTGATCGCCGTCATGCATGATTTGAACCTGACCGCGTTATACGCCGACAAGGTCGCGGTACTGGCAGGGGGCGAACGCCTCGCCTTTGGCGCGCCGGGCGACGTGCTGACCGACACGGTTCTGTCGCGTGCCTACGGTTGCGCCCTGCGCGTCTGCGCGCCGCCACCTGAGGGCATTCCCTATATCCTGCCGCACGCGGCCTCTGCCTGA
- a CDS encoding ChaN family lipoprotein has protein sequence MRLALLLAYLAAPAIAAASADIVILGEVHDNPDAHLGQADAVRNLAPTAVVFEMLTAAEAKRADADRGLIAEAWAKSGWQDFAIYSPIFDAFGAARIVGAAAPRDTVRAVFTIGPADLFGPEAPRYGLDAALPEDQQRQREDQQFDAHCAAMPRDAMAGMVAVQRYRDAAFARSALEALNRYGPPVAVIVGNGHARTDWGVPAMIARAAPAVTTHAIGFVEQVTDMPFDEIRVVPPADRDDPCKSLSSD, from the coding sequence ATGCGCCTTGCCCTCCTTCTCGCGTACCTCGCCGCTCCCGCCATAGCCGCCGCAAGCGCCGATATCGTCATCCTTGGCGAAGTTCACGACAATCCCGATGCGCATCTGGGCCAGGCTGACGCGGTACGTAATTTGGCGCCCACTGCGGTTGTCTTCGAAATGCTGACCGCCGCCGAGGCCAAGCGGGCCGATGCCGATCGCGGCCTCATAGCGGAGGCGTGGGCAAAGAGCGGCTGGCAGGACTTCGCGATCTACAGCCCGATCTTCGATGCGTTCGGCGCGGCGCGTATCGTCGGCGCCGCCGCACCGCGCGATACTGTGCGCGCCGTCTTTACAATCGGGCCTGCAGATCTGTTTGGCCCCGAGGCGCCGCGCTACGGGCTCGATGCCGCGCTGCCCGAGGATCAGCAGCGCCAGCGCGAGGATCAACAGTTCGACGCGCATTGCGCGGCCATGCCGCGCGACGCCATGGCCGGCATGGTCGCGGTTCAGCGCTACCGCGATGCAGCCTTCGCCCGCAGCGCGCTTGAGGCGCTGAACCGCTACGGCCCACCCGTCGCGGTGATCGTGGGCAACGGCCATGCCCGCACCGATTGGGGTGTTCCCGCGATGATCGCGCGCGCAGCGCCCGCTGTGACCACCCATGCCATCGGTTTTGTCGAGCAAGTCACCGACATGCCTTTTGATGAGATACGCGTCGTCCCTCCGGCGGACCGCGACGATCCGTGCAAATCCCTTTCGTCAGATTAA
- a CDS encoding hemin uptake protein HemP: MIQHTPAPRPVEHQDDTATYDARDLVRDGVKANVVLDDQTYTLRITRAGKLILTK, encoded by the coding sequence ATGATACAGCACACCCCGGCACCCCGCCCCGTCGAACATCAAGACGATACTGCGACTTATGACGCGCGCGACCTGGTCCGGGACGGCGTGAAGGCAAATGTCGTTTTGGATGATCAAACCTACACGCTGCGCATCACCCGCGCCGGCAAGCTGATCCTGACCAAGTGA
- a CDS encoding DUF1289 domain-containing protein: MAKIPSPCIDVCKFKRDGHCIGCSMTKAQKSAFKALEKNAHREAFVELVVAQQAVMGRYAHWEPAYEKKCRKKNVSLRMLNKDAAA, encoded by the coding sequence ATGGCAAAAATTCCCAGCCCCTGCATCGACGTCTGCAAGTTCAAGCGTGACGGCCACTGCATCGGATGCTCGATGACCAAGGCGCAGAAATCCGCCTTCAAGGCATTGGAGAAAAACGCGCATCGCGAGGCTTTCGTCGAGCTGGTGGTCGCGCAGCAGGCGGTCATGGGCCGCTACGCGCATTGGGAGCCGGCCTATGAAAAGAAGTGCCGCAAGAAGAACGTGTCACTGAGAATGCTCAACAAGGATGCGGCAGCGTAA
- a CDS encoding Dps family protein: MTQTAQALSTDATAQIAEALNQCVAETAVTTMLAQNFHWNVTGMAFGPLHDLFQKIYEDHFIGQDDLAERVKALGAHAEGTLGGMLQRSKVSEVEGVPAAEDMIRLLKEAQETLAETIAGAGELAAQHGDTLTEDLCIARGQTHEKFAWMLRAHLA; encoded by the coding sequence ATGACCCAGACCGCCCAAGCCCTTTCGACGGATGCCACAGCGCAGATCGCCGAAGCTCTCAACCAATGCGTCGCCGAGACCGCAGTGACCACGATGCTCGCGCAGAATTTCCACTGGAACGTGACCGGGATGGCGTTTGGCCCCCTGCACGATCTGTTCCAGAAGATCTACGAAGACCACTTTATCGGGCAGGATGATCTGGCCGAGCGTGTGAAAGCGTTGGGCGCTCATGCCGAAGGCACGCTGGGCGGCATGCTGCAGCGGTCCAAAGTCTCCGAGGTCGAAGGCGTACCCGCGGCCGAGGACATGATCCGCCTTTTGAAAGAGGCGCAGGAAACCTTGGCTGAGACAATTGCCGGTGCCGGTGAACTCGCGGCCCAGCACGGCGACACTCTGACCGAGGATCTGTGCATCGCACGGGGCCAGACCCACGAGAAATTCGCCTGGATGCTGCGCGCGCATCTGGCGTAA
- a CDS encoding phosphatase PAP2 family protein: MTIQAKFELDTSAVAGGGLSRLIVQSLRDNGILLVLVLAYYVAALLIGVYTATPVSTVSPTILALMLASLVPIFLATMIIWRFAYMAVAVRPAKPIAWMMQDLKSTFLYDHRRLVSGGIAILAIIFFAAVFAYVKETIPQLNPFSWDGTFARLDRQMHGGHDPYALFSPIFANATALRGLDLAYSAWFLLIYFFSFIACMDRENPMRSNSYLISFTLTWIVGGSVFAVFFSSVGPIYFADFGFGDQFAPLKDMLLGINAQYALMAVDLQAMLLENAQNNSGVSGISAMPSMHLATSWIMAFHAFRFGKTLGWIMVGFAVVIQLGSVMLGWHYAIDGYAGFLVAAVCWFAGAKLARVQSRIDRSSARA, translated from the coding sequence ATGACGATACAGGCAAAATTCGAACTCGACACATCCGCTGTTGCGGGTGGCGGCCTTTCGCGCTTGATCGTTCAATCCCTCAGGGACAACGGTATCCTGCTTGTTCTGGTGCTGGCCTACTATGTGGCTGCCCTGCTGATCGGCGTCTATACGGCAACGCCCGTCAGCACCGTCAGCCCGACCATTCTTGCGCTCATGCTGGCAAGCCTCGTGCCGATTTTTCTGGCGACGATGATCATCTGGCGCTTTGCCTACATGGCAGTAGCCGTCCGCCCGGCCAAACCCATTGCCTGGATGATGCAAGATCTGAAGAGCACCTTCCTCTATGATCACAGGCGATTGGTCAGTGGGGGCATCGCGATCCTTGCGATCATCTTTTTCGCGGCGGTCTTTGCCTATGTCAAAGAGACCATTCCCCAGCTCAACCCGTTCTCGTGGGACGGCACTTTCGCACGGCTCGATCGGCAAATGCACGGCGGTCACGACCCTTACGCCCTGTTCAGTCCCATTTTTGCGAACGCGACCGCATTGCGCGGTCTCGACCTGGCGTATTCGGCCTGGTTCCTCCTGATCTATTTCTTCTCGTTCATCGCCTGCATGGATCGCGAGAACCCCATGCGCAGCAACAGCTACCTGATCTCTTTCACCCTGACCTGGATCGTCGGCGGCTCTGTCTTTGCCGTCTTCTTTTCGTCGGTCGGCCCGATCTACTTTGCGGACTTCGGCTTCGGCGATCAGTTTGCACCGCTGAAGGACATGCTGCTGGGGATCAATGCGCAATATGCGCTGATGGCTGTCGACCTGCAGGCGATGCTACTGGAAAACGCTCAAAACAATTCCGGCGTCAGCGGTATTTCCGCAATGCCCAGCATGCACCTTGCCACCTCATGGATCATGGCCTTTCATGCGTTCCGCTTTGGCAAGACGTTGGGCTGGATCATGGTGGGCTTTGCCGTGGTGATCCAATTGGGATCGGTCATGCTGGGCTGGCATTATGCGATTGATGGATATGCAGGGTTCTTGGTGGCAGCGGTTTGCTGGTTTGCGGGGGCCAAGCTGGCGCGCGTCCAAAGCCGAATTGATCGGTCGTCCGCGCGCGCTTGA
- a CDS encoding cytochrome d ubiquinol oxidase subunit II, which produces MDMFGDPAIWLPWTFAALMGLSILIYVVLDGFDLGVGLLMPLADDTEKDMLVASIGPFWDANETWLVLAIGILLVAFPPAHGVILTSLYLPVFVMLIGLILRGVSFELRAKAPPSQKALWNAAFFGGSLMAALAQGFMLGMYVMGLAWTLPNVAFAVLTAVFLTVGYSFIGATWLILKTGGALQAHAIRWAKGGIWGLILGIGAISLATPFVSARIFDKWFGMPQMLYLMPLPILSAALVGFLWWKLRRMPRTNDAWSWSPFVAATALFMLAFGGMAYSFYPYVVPEQITIYEAASAPESLMIILIGTLFVLPAILGYTVLSYYIFRGKATELRYD; this is translated from the coding sequence ATGGACATGTTCGGCGATCCGGCCATCTGGCTGCCCTGGACCTTCGCGGCCCTCATGGGCCTGTCGATCCTGATCTATGTCGTGCTCGACGGGTTCGACCTGGGTGTGGGCCTCTTGATGCCGCTGGCGGATGACACGGAAAAGGACATGCTTGTCGCGTCTATTGGCCCCTTCTGGGACGCGAACGAGACATGGCTGGTGCTGGCGATCGGGATCCTGCTGGTGGCTTTCCCGCCCGCGCACGGTGTCATACTGACGTCGCTCTACCTGCCCGTATTCGTGATGCTGATCGGCCTCATCCTGCGGGGCGTCTCGTTCGAACTGCGCGCCAAGGCGCCGCCCAGCCAGAAGGCCCTATGGAACGCCGCCTTCTTTGGCGGATCGCTGATGGCTGCGCTGGCCCAGGGCTTCATGCTGGGGATGTATGTGATGGGGCTGGCTTGGACACTGCCCAATGTTGCGTTCGCGGTGCTGACGGCGGTGTTCTTGACGGTCGGTTACAGCTTCATCGGGGCAACATGGCTGATCCTGAAGACGGGCGGCGCGCTGCAGGCGCATGCAATCCGCTGGGCCAAGGGCGGCATCTGGGGGCTGATCCTGGGGATCGGGGCGATCTCGCTGGCGACGCCCTTCGTGTCAGCGCGCATTTTCGATAAATGGTTTGGTATGCCGCAGATGCTCTATCTCATGCCCCTGCCGATCCTGTCGGCGGCGCTGGTCGGGTTCCTGTGGTGGAAGCTGCGGCGCATGCCGCGCACGAATGACGCTTGGTCCTGGTCACCCTTCGTGGCCGCCACCGCGCTTTTCATGCTGGCCTTCGGCGGGATGGCCTATTCGTTCTACCCTTATGTCGTGCCCGAGCAGATCACGATCTACGAGGCGGCCTCGGCCCCCGAAAGCCTGATGATCATCCTGATCGGCACGCTTTTCGTGCTGCCCGCGATCCTCGGCTATACCGTGCTGTCCTATTACATCTTCCGCGGCAAGGCGACGGAGCTACGATACGACTAG